One segment of Pseudomonas sp. FP2196 DNA contains the following:
- the rpoB gene encoding DNA-directed RNA polymerase subunit beta, with product MAYSYTEKKRIRKDFSKLPDVMDVPYLLAIQLDSYREFLQAGATKDQFRDVGLHAAFKSVFPIISYSGNAALEYVGYRLGEPAFDVKECVLRGVTFAVPLRVKVRLIIFDKESSNKAIKDIKEQEVYMGEIPLMTENGTFVINGTERVIVSQLHRSPGVFFDHDRGKTHSSGKLLYSARIIPYRGSWLDFEFDPKDCVFVRIDRRRKLPASVLLRALGYTTEEVLDAFYTTNVFHLSGETLSLELVPSRLRGEIAVLDIQDEKGKVIVEAGRRITARHINQIEKAGIKTLEVPLDYVLGRTTAKVIVHPATGEILAECNTELNTEVLAKIAKSGVVRIETLYTNDIDCGPFVSDTLKIDSTSNQLEALVEIYRMMRPGEPPTKDAAETLFNNLFFSPERYDLSAVGRMKFNRRIGRTEIEGSGVLCKEDIVAVLKTLVDIRNGKGIVDDIDHLGNRRVRCVGEMAENQFRVGLVRVERAVKERLSMAESEGLMPQDLINAKPVAAAVKEFFGSSQLSQFMDQNNPLSEITHKRRVSALGPGGLTRERAGFEVRDVHPTHYGRVCPIETPEGPNIGLINSLAAYARTNQYGFLESPYRVVKEGVVTDEIVFLSAIEEADHVIAQASATMNDQKVLIDELVAVRHLNEFTVKAPEEVTLMDVSPKQVVSVAASLIPFLEHDDANRALMGSNMQRQAVPTLRADKPLVGTGMERNVARDSGVCVVARRGGVIDSVDASRIVVRVADDEVETGEAGVDIYNLTKYTRSNQNTCINQRPLVSKGDRVQRSDIMADGPSTDMGELALGQNMRIAFMAWNGFNFEDSICLSERVVQEDRFTTIHIQELTCVARDTKLGPEEITADIPNVGEAALNKLDEAGIVYVGAEVGAGDILVGKVTPKGETQLTPEEKLLRAIFGEKASDVKDTSLRVPTGTKGTVIDVQVFTRDGVERDARALSIEKSQLDEIRKDLNEEFRIVEGATFERLRSALVGHKAEGGAGLKKGQDITDEVLDGLEHGQWFKLRMAEDALNEQLEKAQAYIVDRRRLLDDKFEDKKRKLQQGDDLAPGVLKIVKVYLAIRRRIQPGDKMAGRHGNKGVVSVIMPVEDMPHDANGTPVDVVLNPLGVPSRMNVGQILETHLGLAAKGLGEKINRMVEEQRKVAELRTFLDEIYNQIGGRNEDLDSFSDQEILDLAKNLRGGVPMATPVFDGAKESEIKAMLKLADLPESGQMQLTDGRTGNKFERPVTVGYMYMLKLNHLVDDKMHARSTGSYSLVTQQPLGGKAQFGGQRFGEMEVWALEAYGAAYTLQEMLTVKSDDVNGRTKMYKNIVDGDHRMEPGMPESFNVLIKEIRSLGIDIDLETE from the coding sequence ATGGCTTACTCATATACTGAGAAAAAACGTATCCGCAAGGACTTTAGCAAGTTGCCGGACGTCATGGATGTGCCGTACCTCCTGGCCATCCAGCTGGATTCGTATCGTGAATTCTTGCAAGCGGGAGCGACTAAAGATCAGTTCCGCGACGTGGGCCTGCATGCGGCCTTCAAATCCGTTTTCCCGATCATCAGCTACTCCGGCAATGCTGCGCTGGAGTACGTCGGTTATCGCCTGGGCGAACCGGCATTTGATGTCAAAGAATGCGTATTGCGCGGTGTAACTTTCGCCGTACCTTTGCGGGTAAAAGTGCGCCTGATCATTTTCGACAAAGAATCGTCGAACAAAGCGATCAAGGACATCAAAGAGCAAGAAGTCTACATGGGTGAAATCCCCCTGATGACTGAGAACGGTACCTTCGTAATTAACGGTACTGAGCGTGTAATCGTTTCCCAGCTGCACCGTTCCCCGGGCGTGTTCTTCGATCACGACCGCGGCAAGACGCATAGCTCCGGCAAACTGCTGTACTCCGCGCGCATCATTCCTTACCGCGGTTCGTGGCTGGACTTCGAGTTCGACCCGAAAGACTGCGTATTCGTGCGTATCGACCGTCGTCGCAAGCTGCCGGCCTCGGTACTGCTGCGCGCGCTCGGCTACACCACTGAAGAAGTTCTGGATGCGTTCTACACCACTAACGTTTTCCACCTGAGCGGCGAAACCCTCAGCCTGGAACTGGTGCCTTCGCGCCTGCGTGGTGAAATTGCAGTTCTGGATATTCAGGACGAGAAGGGCAAAGTCATCGTTGAAGCGGGCCGCCGTATTACCGCGCGCCACATCAACCAGATCGAAAAAGCCGGTATCAAGACACTGGAAGTGCCGCTGGACTACGTCCTGGGTCGCACCACCGCCAAGGTCATCGTGCACCCGGCCACAGGCGAAATCCTGGCAGAGTGCAACACCGAGCTGAACACCGAAGTCTTGGCAAAAATTGCCAAGTCCGGCGTTGTTCGCATCGAAACTCTGTACACCAACGACATCGATTGCGGTCCGTTCGTCTCTGACACGCTGAAGATCGACTCCACCAGCAACCAATTGGAAGCGCTGGTCGAGATCTATCGCATGATGCGTCCAGGCGAGCCGCCAACCAAAGACGCTGCCGAAACGCTGTTCAACAACCTGTTCTTCAGTCCTGAGCGCTATGACCTGTCTGCGGTCGGCCGGATGAAGTTCAACCGTCGTATCGGTCGTACCGAAATCGAAGGTTCGGGCGTGCTGTGCAAGGAAGACATCGTCGCGGTACTGAAGACTCTGGTCGACATCCGTAACGGTAAAGGCATCGTCGACGACATCGACCACCTGGGTAACCGTCGTGTTCGCTGTGTAGGCGAAATGGCCGAGAACCAGTTCCGCGTTGGCCTGGTACGTGTTGAGCGTGCGGTCAAAGAGCGTCTGTCGATGGCTGAAAGCGAAGGCCTGATGCCGCAAGACCTGATCAACGCCAAGCCAGTGGCTGCGGCGGTGAAAGAGTTCTTCGGTTCCAGCCAGCTGTCTCAGTTCATGGACCAGAACAACCCGCTGTCCGAGATCACCCACAAGCGTCGTGTCTCTGCACTCGGCCCTGGCGGTCTGACTCGTGAGCGCGCAGGCTTCGAAGTTCGTGACGTACACCCGACTCACTACGGTCGTGTATGCCCGATTGAAACGCCGGAAGGTCCGAACATCGGTCTGATCAACTCCCTGGCTGCTTACGCTCGCACCAACCAGTATGGCTTCCTGGAAAGCCCGTACCGTGTGGTGAAAGAGGGTGTGGTCACCGACGAGATCGTGTTCCTGTCCGCTATTGAAGAAGCCGATCACGTGATCGCGCAGGCTTCGGCGACCATGAACGACCAGAAAGTTCTGATCGACGAACTGGTAGCCGTACGTCACCTGAACGAATTCACCGTCAAGGCGCCTGAAGAAGTCACCTTGATGGACGTTTCGCCGAAGCAGGTAGTTTCGGTTGCAGCGTCGCTGATTCCGTTCCTCGAGCACGACGACGCCAACCGTGCGTTGATGGGTTCGAACATGCAGCGTCAAGCTGTACCCACCCTGCGCGCTGACAAGCCGCTGGTAGGTACCGGCATGGAGCGTAACGTAGCTCGTGACTCCGGCGTTTGCGTCGTGGCTCGTCGTGGCGGCGTGATCGACTCCGTTGATGCCAGCCGTATCGTGGTTCGTGTTGCTGATGACGAAGTTGAAACCGGCGAAGCTGGTGTCGACATCTACAACCTGACCAAGTACACCCGCTCGAACCAGAACACCTGCATCAACCAGCGTCCGCTGGTGAGCAAGGGTGATCGCGTTCAGCGTAGCGACATCATGGCCGACGGCCCGTCCACCGACATGGGTGAACTGGCTCTGGGTCAGAACATGCGCATCGCGTTCATGGCATGGAACGGCTTCAACTTCGAAGACTCCATCTGCCTGTCCGAGCGTGTTGTTCAGGAAGACCGTTTCACCACGATCCACATTCAGGAACTGACCTGTGTGGCTCGTGACACCAAGCTTGGCCCAGAGGAAATCACAGCGGACATCCCGAACGTGGGTGAAGCTGCACTGAACAAGCTGGACGAAGCCGGTATCGTTTACGTAGGTGCTGAAGTAGGCGCAGGCGACATCCTGGTCGGCAAGGTCACTCCGAAAGGCGAGACCCAACTGACTCCGGAAGAAAAGCTGCTGCGTGCAATCTTCGGTGAAAAAGCCAGCGACGTTAAAGACACCTCCCTGCGTGTGCCTACCGGTACCAAAGGTACTGTCATCGACGTGCAAGTCTTCACTCGTGATGGCGTTGAGCGTGATGCTCGTGCTCTGTCGATCGAGAAGTCCCAGCTGGACGAGATCCGCAAGGATCTGAACGAAGAGTTCCGTATCGTTGAAGGCGCCACTTTCGAACGTCTGCGTTCCGCTCTGGTAGGCCACAAGGCTGAAGGCGGCGCTGGTCTGAAGAAAGGTCAGGACATCACCGACGAAGTTCTCGACGGTCTTGAGCATGGTCAGTGGTTCAAACTGCGCATGGCTGAAGATGCTCTGAACGAGCAGCTCGAGAAGGCTCAGGCCTACATCGTTGATCGCCGCCGTCTGCTGGACGACAAGTTCGAAGACAAGAAGCGCAAACTGCAGCAGGGCGATGACCTGGCTCCAGGCGTGCTGAAAATCGTCAAGGTTTACCTGGCAATCCGTCGTCGCATCCAGCCGGGCGACAAGATGGCCGGTCGTCACGGTAACAAAGGTGTGGTCTCCGTGATCATGCCGGTTGAAGACATGCCGCACGATGCCAATGGCACCCCGGTCGACGTCGTCCTCAACCCACTGGGCGTACCTTCGCGTATGAACGTTGGTCAGATCCTTGAAACCCACCTGGGCCTCGCGGCCAAAGGTCTGGGCGAGAAGATCAACCGGATGGTCGAAGAGCAGCGTAAAGTCGCTGAGCTGCGCACCTTCCTGGACGAGATCTACAACCAGATCGGCGGTCGTAACGAAGATCTGGACAGCTTCTCCGATCAGGAAATCCTGGATCTGGCGAAGAACCTGCGTGGCGGTGTTCCAATGGCCACCCCGGTGTTCGACGGCGCCAAGGAAAGCGAAATCAAGGCCATGCTGAAACTGGCAGACCTGCCGGAAAGCGGCCAGATGCAGCTGACTGACGGCCGTACCGGCAACAAGTTCGAGCGTCCAGTTACCGTTGGCTACATGTACATGCTGAAGCTGAACCACTTGGTAGACGACAAGATGCACGCTCGTTCTACCGGTTCGTACAGCCTGGTTACCCAGCAGCCGCTGGGTGGTAAGGCGCAGTTCGGTGGTCAGCGTTTCGGGGAGATGGAGGTCTGGGCGCTGGAAGCATACGGTGCCGCTTACACTCTGCAAGAAATGCTCACAGTGAAGTCGGACGATGTGAACGGCCGTACCAAGATGTACAAAAACATCGTGGATGGCGATCACCGTATGGAGCCGGGCATGCCCGAGTCCTTCAACGTGTTGATCAAGGAAATTCGTTCCCTCGGCATCGATATCGATCTGGAAACCGAATAA
- the rplL gene encoding 50S ribosomal protein L7/L12, with protein MSLTNEQIIEAIGQKSVVEIVELIKAMEETFGVTAAAASAGPAVAAAAVEEQTEFNVILKGAGEKKVNVIKAVRELTGLGLKEAKEKVDTAPQVIAEGVSKEAAEDAKKKLEEAGAEVEVK; from the coding sequence ATGTCTCTGACTAACGAACAAATCATCGAAGCAATCGGCCAGAAATCCGTAGTGGAAATCGTTGAGCTGATCAAAGCGATGGAAGAAACCTTCGGTGTTACCGCTGCTGCTGCTTCGGCTGGCCCAGCTGTAGCTGCTGCTGCTGTTGAAGAGCAAACCGAGTTCAACGTTATCTTGAAAGGCGCTGGCGAGAAGAAAGTCAACGTGATCAAGGCTGTACGTGAACTGACCGGTCTGGGTCTGAAAGAAGCGAAAGAGAAGGTTGATACCGCTCCTCAGGTTATCGCTGAAGGCGTTTCGAAAGAAGCTGCTGAAGATGCCAAGAAGAAGCTGGAAGAAGCTGGCGCAGAAGTCGAAGTTAAGTAA
- the nusG gene encoding transcription termination/antitermination protein NusG, protein MAKRWYVVHAYSGYEKHVMRSLVERVKLAGMEDGFGEILVPTEEVVEMRNGQKRKSERKFFPGYVLVQMDMNEGTWHLVKDTPRVMGFIGGTADKPAPITDKEAEAILRRVADGSDKPKPKTLFEPGETVRVNDGPFADFNGVVEEVNYEKSRIQVAVLIFGRSTPVELEFSQVEKV, encoded by the coding sequence GTGGCTAAGCGTTGGTATGTTGTGCATGCTTACTCGGGTTACGAGAAGCATGTGATGCGCTCGCTGGTCGAGCGCGTAAAGCTGGCTGGCATGGAAGATGGCTTCGGCGAGATTCTGGTTCCCACTGAAGAAGTGGTTGAAATGCGTAATGGCCAGAAGCGCAAAAGCGAACGCAAGTTCTTTCCAGGCTATGTGCTGGTTCAGATGGATATGAATGAGGGTACTTGGCACTTGGTCAAGGATACTCCTCGGGTGATGGGGTTCATTGGCGGTACCGCTGATAAGCCTGCGCCAATCACCGATAAAGAGGCAGAAGCAATTCTGCGTCGTGTTGCTGATGGTAGCGACAAGCCTAAGCCGAAGACTCTTTTTGAGCCAGGTGAGACGGTGCGAGTCAATGACGGTCCATTCGCTGATTTTAATGGCGTTGTTGAAGAAGTTAACTACGAAAAGAGCCGGATCCAAGTGGCAGTGCTCATTTTCGGTCGCTCTACCCCGGTAGAGTTGGAGTTCAGTCAGGTCGAAAAGGTCTAA
- the rplK gene encoding 50S ribosomal protein L11, giving the protein MAKKITAYIKLQVKAAQANPSPPVGPALGQHGVNIMEFCKAFNARTQGLEAGLPTPVIITVYSDRSFTFETKSTPASVLLKKAAGLTSGSARPNTVKVGTVTRAQLEEIAKTKNADLTAADMDAAVRTIAGSARSMGLNVEGV; this is encoded by the coding sequence ATGGCCAAGAAGATTACCGCTTACATCAAGCTGCAAGTGAAGGCCGCTCAGGCTAACCCAAGTCCACCGGTTGGTCCTGCTCTGGGTCAGCACGGCGTGAACATCATGGAATTCTGCAAGGCTTTCAACGCCCGTACTCAGGGTCTTGAAGCTGGTCTGCCGACTCCAGTGATCATCACTGTTTACAGCGACCGTAGCTTCACTTTCGAAACCAAATCCACCCCTGCTTCGGTTCTGCTGAAGAAGGCGGCCGGTCTGACCAGCGGTTCCGCTCGTCCGAACACCGTTAAGGTTGGCACTGTTACCCGTGCTCAGCTGGAAGAAATCGCGAAAACCAAAAACGCGGATCTGACTGCAGCTGATATGGATGCAGCCGTGCGTACTATCGCCGGTTCTGCTCGTAGCATGGGCCTTAACGTGGAGGGTGTGTAA
- the rplJ gene encoding 50S ribosomal protein L10 — MAINLEDKKAIVAEVNEAAKVALSAVVVDARGVTVGAMTGLRKEAREAGVYVRVVRNTLLKRAVADTQYSVLNDVFTGPTLIAFSNEHPGAAARIFKEFAKGQDKFEIKAAAFEGKFLAANQIDVLATLPTRDEAISQLMSVIQGATSKLARTLAAIRDQKEAAAA, encoded by the coding sequence GTGGCAATTAATCTCGAAGACAAGAAGGCCATCGTCGCTGAAGTCAACGAGGCTGCCAAAGTCGCTCTGTCCGCTGTCGTGGTTGATGCCCGTGGCGTAACAGTAGGCGCAATGACCGGACTCCGTAAAGAGGCTCGTGAAGCTGGCGTATACGTACGTGTTGTGCGTAACACCCTGCTCAAGCGCGCCGTTGCTGACACTCAATACAGTGTCCTCAATGACGTGTTCACCGGCCCGACCCTGATTGCATTCTCGAACGAACATCCGGGCGCTGCTGCCCGTATCTTCAAAGAGTTTGCCAAGGGTCAGGACAAGTTCGAGATCAAGGCAGCTGCGTTCGAGGGCAAGTTCCTCGCAGCTAATCAGATCGACGTACTGGCAACTCTGCCGACCCGTGACGAAGCAATTTCTCAGCTGATGAGCGTGATTCAAGGCGCTACCAGCAAATTGGCTCGTACTCTGGCGGCAATTCGCGACCAGAAAGAAGCTGCCGCAGCCTAA
- the rpoC gene encoding DNA-directed RNA polymerase subunit beta': MKDLLNLLKNQGQVEEFDAIRIGLASPEMIRSWSFGEVKKPETINYRTFKPERDGLFCAKIFGPVKDYECLCGKYKRLKHRGVICEKCGVEVALAKVRRERMAHIELASPVAHIWFLKSLPSRIGLLMDMTLRDIERVLYFESYVVIDPGMTTLEKGQLLNDEQYFEALEEFGDDFDARMGAEAVRELLHAIDLEHEIGRLREEIPQTNSETKIKKLSKRLKLMEAFQGSGNLPEWMVLTVLPVLPPDLRPLVPLDGGRFATSDLNDLYRRVINRNNRLKRLLDLSAPDIIVRNEKRMLQEAVDALLDNGRRGRAITGSNKRPLKSLADMIKGKQGRFRQNLLGKRVDYSGRSVITVGPTLRLHQCGLPKKMALELFKPFIFGKLEMRGLATTIKAAKKMVERELPEVWDVLAEVIREHPVLLNRAPTLHRLGIQAFEPVLIEGKAIQLHPLVCAAYNADFDGDQMAVHVPLTLEAQLEARALMMSTNNILSPANGEPIIVPSQDVVLGLYYMTREAINAKGEGRVFADLQEVDRVFRAGEAALHAKVKVRINETVNDRDGNSVSGTRIVDTTVGRALLFQVVPKGLSYDVVNLPMKKKAISKLINQCYRVVGLKETVIFADQLMYTGFAYSTISGVSIGVNDFVIPDEKARIIGAATDEVKEIESQYASGLVTQGEKYNKVIDLWSKANDEVSKAMMANLSKEKVIDRHGVEVDQESFNSMYMMADSGARGSAAQIRQLAGMRGLMAKPDGSIIETPITANFREGLSVLQYFISTHGARKGLADTALKTANSGYLTRRLVDVAQDLVVTEIDCGTEHGLLMTPHIEGGDVVEPLGERVLGRVIARDVFKPGTEDVIVPAGTLVDEKWVEFIELNSIDEVIVRSPISCETRYGICAKCYGRDLARGHQVNIGEAVGVIAAQSIGEPGTQLTMRTFHIGGAASRTSAADSVQVKNGGTVRLHNLKHVERVDGHLVAVSRSGELAIADDFGRERERYKLPYGAVISVKEGDKVDAGAIVAKWDPHTHPIVTEMKGTVTYVGMEEGITIKRQTDELTGMTNIEVLDAKDRPAAGKEIRPAVKMVDDNGKDLLLPGTDVIAQYFLPANALVGVADGAKIAIGDVIARIPQETSKTRDITGGLPRVADLFEARRPKEASILAEVSGTIAFGKETKGKRRLVITPNDGSDPYEELIPKWRHLNVFEGEQVNRGEVISDGPSDPHDILRLLGVSALAKYIVNEIQDVYRLQGVKINDKHIETILRQMLRKVEISESGDSSFIKGDQMELTHVLVENERLGGEDKFVSKFTRVLLGITKASLSTESFISAASFQETTRVLTEAAVTGKRDYLRGLKENVVVGRLIPAGTGLAYHSERKRRRDADKPLRVSASEVEAALTEALNSSGN; the protein is encoded by the coding sequence TTGAAAGACCTACTGAATTTGCTGAAAAACCAGGGTCAAGTCGAAGAGTTCGACGCCATCCGTATCGGATTGGCCTCGCCTGAGATGATCCGCTCGTGGTCGTTCGGCGAAGTTAAAAAGCCGGAAACCATCAACTACCGTACGTTCAAACCTGAGCGTGACGGCCTGTTCTGCGCCAAGATCTTTGGCCCGGTAAAGGATTACGAGTGCCTGTGCGGTAAGTACAAGCGCTTGAAGCACCGTGGTGTGATCTGCGAGAAGTGCGGCGTTGAAGTTGCACTGGCCAAGGTTCGTCGTGAGCGCATGGCGCACATCGAACTGGCTTCGCCGGTTGCCCACATCTGGTTCCTGAAATCGCTGCCGTCCCGTATCGGCCTGCTGATGGACATGACCCTGCGTGATATCGAACGCGTTCTCTACTTCGAGAGCTATGTCGTTATCGATCCAGGCATGACCACCCTTGAAAAAGGTCAGCTGCTGAACGACGAGCAGTACTTCGAAGCGCTGGAAGAGTTCGGTGACGACTTTGACGCCCGTATGGGTGCTGAAGCTGTCCGTGAACTGCTGCACGCTATCGACCTGGAGCACGAGATTGGCCGTCTGCGTGAAGAAATTCCGCAAACCAACTCCGAGACCAAGATCAAGAAGCTGTCCAAGCGTCTGAAGTTGATGGAAGCCTTCCAGGGTTCCGGCAACCTGCCAGAGTGGATGGTGCTGACCGTTCTGCCGGTTCTGCCGCCAGATCTGCGTCCACTGGTTCCGCTGGATGGCGGTCGTTTCGCGACTTCCGACCTCAACGATCTGTATCGTCGAGTGATCAACCGTAACAACCGTTTGAAGCGCCTGCTGGATCTGTCCGCTCCGGACATCATCGTGCGCAACGAAAAGCGTATGTTGCAGGAAGCTGTCGATGCATTGCTCGACAACGGTCGTCGTGGCCGCGCTATCACCGGTTCGAACAAGCGTCCTCTGAAATCCCTGGCTGACATGATCAAGGGTAAGCAAGGTCGTTTCCGTCAGAACTTGCTCGGTAAGCGTGTTGACTACTCCGGTCGTTCGGTAATTACCGTAGGCCCGACCCTGCGTCTGCATCAGTGCGGTCTGCCGAAGAAGATGGCTCTCGAGCTGTTCAAACCGTTCATTTTCGGCAAGCTCGAAATGCGCGGTCTTGCGACCACCATCAAAGCGGCCAAGAAAATGGTCGAGCGCGAACTGCCAGAGGTTTGGGACGTTCTCGCTGAAGTGATTCGCGAACACCCGGTTCTTCTCAACCGTGCACCGACCCTTCACCGTCTGGGTATCCAGGCGTTTGAACCGGTACTGATCGAAGGTAAGGCTATCCAGCTGCACCCTCTGGTCTGCGCCGCGTACAACGCCGACTTCGACGGCGACCAAATGGCCGTGCACGTACCGCTGACACTGGAAGCCCAGCTCGAAGCGCGTGCGTTGATGATGTCGACCAACAACATTCTGTCGCCAGCCAACGGTGAGCCAATCATCGTTCCGTCGCAGGACGTTGTATTGGGTCTGTACTACATGACTCGTGAAGCGATCAACGCCAAGGGCGAAGGTCGTGTATTCGCGGATCTGCAGGAAGTTGACCGTGTGTTCCGTGCTGGCGAAGCCGCACTGCACGCCAAGGTTAAAGTGCGTATCAACGAAACCGTCAACGACCGTGACGGCAACAGCGTGAGCGGTACCCGTATCGTCGACACCACCGTCGGCCGTGCGCTGCTGTTCCAGGTTGTGCCAAAAGGTCTGTCGTACGACGTCGTCAACCTGCCGATGAAGAAAAAGGCGATCTCCAAGCTGATCAACCAGTGCTACCGCGTGGTTGGTTTGAAAGAGACCGTGATCTTCGCTGACCAGTTGATGTACACCGGTTTCGCTTACTCGACCATCTCCGGCGTTTCCATCGGTGTTAACGACTTCGTTATCCCGGACGAAAAAGCCCGCATCATCGGTGCAGCCACCGACGAAGTGAAAGAGATCGAGAGCCAGTACGCCTCCGGCCTGGTAACCCAGGGCGAGAAGTACAACAAAGTGATCGACCTTTGGTCGAAAGCGAACGACGAAGTTTCCAAGGCAATGATGGCCAACCTCTCGAAAGAGAAGGTTATCGACCGTCATGGCGTTGAAGTCGATCAAGAGTCTTTCAACTCCATGTACATGATGGCCGACTCGGGTGCGCGGGGTTCCGCAGCACAGATTCGTCAGCTGGCCGGTATGCGTGGTCTGATGGCCAAGCCGGACGGTTCCATCATCGAAACGCCGATTACTGCGAACTTCCGTGAAGGTTTGAGCGTACTTCAGTACTTCATCTCGACTCACGGTGCTCGTAAAGGTCTGGCGGATACCGCGTTGAAAACTGCGAACTCCGGTTACCTGACTCGTCGTCTGGTAGACGTGGCGCAGGATCTGGTTGTGACCGAGATCGATTGCGGCACCGAACACGGTCTGCTGATGACTCCGCACATTGAAGGCGGTGACGTTGTAGAGCCGTTGGGTGAGCGCGTATTGGGTCGTGTTATCGCCCGTGACGTATTCAAGCCAGGTACCGAGGACGTCATCGTTCCTGCGGGCACTCTGGTTGACGAGAAGTGGGTCGAGTTCATCGAGCTGAACAGCATCGACGAAGTGATCGTGCGTTCGCCGATCAGCTGCGAAACCCGCTACGGCATTTGCGCCAAGTGCTACGGCCGCGATCTGGCTCGTGGTCACCAGGTGAACATCGGTGAAGCGGTCGGCGTTATCGCTGCCCAGTCCATCGGTGAGCCGGGTACCCAGCTGACCATGCGTACGTTCCACATCGGTGGTGCGGCAAGCCGTACTTCCGCAGCTGACAGCGTTCAGGTGAAGAATGGCGGTACCGTCCGTCTGCACAACCTGAAGCACGTTGAGCGAGTGGATGGTCACTTGGTTGCTGTGTCCCGTTCCGGTGAGCTGGCCATCGCTGATGACTTCGGTCGTGAGCGCGAGCGTTACAAGCTGCCGTACGGTGCTGTGATTTCGGTTAAAGAAGGTGACAAGGTCGACGCTGGCGCAATCGTGGCCAAGTGGGATCCGCACACTCACCCGATCGTTACCGAAATGAAAGGTACCGTGACCTACGTGGGCATGGAAGAAGGCATCACGATCAAGCGTCAGACTGACGAATTGACCGGTATGACCAACATTGAAGTACTCGACGCGAAAGATCGTCCAGCTGCGGGCAAAGAAATCCGTCCAGCGGTGAAGATGGTCGACGACAACGGCAAGGATCTGTTGCTGCCAGGCACTGACGTTATCGCTCAGTACTTCCTGCCAGCCAACGCCCTGGTCGGTGTTGCGGACGGTGCGAAGATCGCGATCGGTGATGTTATCGCTCGTATCCCGCAAGAAACTTCGAAGACCCGTGACATCACCGGTGGTCTGCCGCGTGTTGCCGACTTGTTCGAAGCTCGTCGTCCGAAAGAAGCGTCGATTCTGGCTGAAGTCAGCGGCACTATCGCATTCGGTAAAGAGACCAAAGGCAAGCGCCGTCTGGTTATTACCCCGAACGACGGTAGCGATCCGTATGAAGAGCTGATTCCGAAGTGGCGTCACCTGAACGTGTTCGAAGGCGAACAGGTAAACCGCGGCGAAGTTATCTCCGACGGCCCGAGCGATCCGCACGATATCCTGCGTCTGCTGGGTGTGAGCGCGCTGGCCAAGTACATTGTTAACGAGATCCAGGACGTTTACCGTCTGCAAGGCGTGAAGATCAACGATAAGCACATCGAGACCATCCTGCGTCAGATGCTGCGTAAAGTTGAGATCTCCGAGTCCGGCGATTCCAGCTTCATCAAGGGCGACCAGATGGAACTGACTCACGTACTGGTAGAGAACGAGCGTCTGGGCGGGGAAGACAAGTTTGTCTCCAAGTTCACTCGCGTTCTGCTGGGTATCACCAAGGCGTCGTTGTCGACCGAATCGTTCATCTCGGCGGCTTCCTTCCAGGAAACCACCCGCGTACTGACCGAAGCGGCCGTAACCGGCAAGCGCGATTACCTGCGCGGCCTGAAAGAAAACGTGGTCGTGGGTCGTCTGATCCCGGCCGGTACCGGTCTGGCTTATCACAGCGAGCGCAAGCGTCGTCGTGATGCAGACAAACCGTTGCGCGTAAGCGCCAGTGAAGTGGAAGCTGCACTGACCGAAGCGCTGAACTCGAGCGGTAACTGA
- the rplA gene encoding 50S ribosomal protein L1, with protein sequence MAKLTKRQKAIAGKIEAGKAYNIVDAAALLAELSTVKFSESFDVAVNLGVDPRKSDQVVRSATVLPHGTGKTVRVAVFTQGPAAEAALAAGADRVGMDDLAAEMKGGDLNYDVVIASPDAMRVVGQLGQILGPRGLMPNPKVGTVTPDVATAVKNAKAGQVRYRTDKNGIIHTSVGKIGFDAVKLKENVEALIADLKRIKPASSKGIYVKRVTLSTTMGPGLVIDQSSLDA encoded by the coding sequence ATGGCTAAGCTGACCAAGCGTCAAAAGGCTATCGCCGGCAAAATCGAAGCAGGCAAGGCCTACAACATTGTAGACGCTGCTGCTCTGCTGGCTGAGCTGTCGACTGTCAAGTTCAGCGAGTCGTTCGACGTTGCTGTAAACCTGGGTGTAGACCCGCGTAAATCTGACCAGGTTGTTCGTAGCGCTACTGTGCTGCCGCACGGCACTGGCAAGACCGTTCGTGTTGCTGTCTTCACCCAGGGTCCAGCTGCTGAGGCCGCTCTGGCTGCCGGCGCTGACCGTGTAGGTATGGACGACCTGGCTGCCGAAATGAAGGGCGGCGACCTGAACTATGACGTAGTCATCGCATCCCCGGATGCAATGCGCGTTGTCGGTCAATTGGGCCAGATTCTCGGTCCACGTGGTCTGATGCCTAACCCTAAGGTTGGTACCGTAACTCCGGACGTAGCTACCGCGGTCAAAAACGCGAAAGCTGGTCAGGTTCGTTATCGCACCGACAAAAACGGCATCATTCACACTTCCGTTGGCAAGATCGGTTTCGATGCCGTCAAGCTGAAGGAAAACGTTGAAGCCCTGATCGCTGATCTGAAGCGTATCAAGCCAGCTTCTTCGAAAGGTATCTACGTCAAGCGCGTTACCCTGAGCACCACTATGGGCCCAGGTCTGGTCATCGACCAGAGCTCGCTGGACGCGTAA